One Acanthopagrus latus isolate v.2019 chromosome 12, fAcaLat1.1, whole genome shotgun sequence genomic region harbors:
- the pisd gene encoding phosphatidylserine decarboxylase proenzyme, mitochondrial isoform X5, giving the protein MVRFFCRRRERRERDLLRQVALYRSFPTRLLSRAWGRLNGVELPTWLRKPVYSLYIWTFGVNMQEAAVEDLHHYRNLGEFFRRRLKPAVRPLCATSCLISPADGRILHFGRVKNSEVEQVKGVTYSLENFLGPQNRQGKDSSSFRDLLLSSPENDLFHVVIYLAPGDYHCFHSPTDWRVELRRHFPGVLMSVNPGVARLVKELFCLNERVALTGQWQHGFFSLTAVGATNVGSIRVYFDQELQTNAPRYRKGSFYDRSYVVDGDQVLTGTSEGGLVSIDGGGVALQKGAALGEFNLGSTIVLLFEAPKDFSFNLQPGQRIRVGEGLGCP; this is encoded by the exons ATGGTGAGGTTCTTCTGCCGCCGCCGCGAGCGTCGGGAGCGAGACCTGTTGCGGCAG GTGGCGTTGTACCGCTCCTTCCCGACACGCCTCCTCTCTCGGGCCTGGGGTCGTCTGAATGGGGTGGAGCTCCCCACCTGGCTCCGAAAACCTGTGTACTCCTTATACATCTGGACCTTTGGGGTCAACATGCAG GAGGCAGCAGTAGAGGATCTACATCACTACAGGAATCTGGGGGAATTTTTCCGTCGGCGTCTCAAACCTGCAGTCCGACCGCTATGcgccacttcctgtctg ATCTCTCCAGCCGATGGGAGGATCCTCCACTTTGGTCGGGTCAAGAACtcagaggtggagcaggtgaaggGGGTCACCTACAGTCTGGAGAACTTCCTGGGTCCACAGAACAGGCAGGGCAAAG ACTCGTCGTCATTCCGGGACCTACTCCTGTCGTCTCCTGAGAACGACCTGTTCCACGTCGTGATCTACCTGGCACCAGGTGACTATCACTGTTTCCATTCGCCCACAGACTGGAGGGTGGAGCTTCGACGTCACTTCCCAG GCGTGTTAATGTCTGTTAACCCAGGCGTGGCTCGTTTGGTCAAAGAGCTCTTCTGCCTTAATGAGCGTGTAGCGCTCACCGGTCAATGGCAGCATGGCTTCTTCTCGTTAACGGCGGTTGGAGCGACAAATGTCGGCTCCATCCGGGTTTACTTCGACCAG GAGCTTCAGACGAATGCTCCTCGCTACAGGAAAGGCTCCTTCTATGACCGCAGCTACGTTGTCGACGGCGACCAGGTGTTGACAGGGACAAGTGAAGGGGGCCTGGTCTCCATTGACGGAGGGGGTGTGGCCCTACAGAAGGGCGCAGCATTAGGGGAGTTTAACCTCGGCTCCACCATCGTTCTTCTTTTCGAAGCTCCAAAAGACTTCAGCTTCAATCTGCAGCCGGGACAGCGAATCAGAGTGGGAGAGGGTCTCGGCTGCCCCTGA
- the pisd gene encoding phosphatidylserine decarboxylase proenzyme, mitochondrial isoform X1 yields the protein MVRFFCRRRERRERDLLRQVRRRGQTTDREKENEGGGGGGGGGGRGVRTRTTARFRLQVPRSAVHRNLSALSGSVSRTTPWRRRPLAFLCYVLSVSTLRPLAKRVALYRSFPTRLLSRAWGRLNGVELPTWLRKPVYSLYIWTFGVNMQEAAVEDLHHYRNLGEFFRRRLKPAVRPLCATSCLISPADGRILHFGRVKNSEVEQVKGVTYSLENFLGPQNRQGKDSSSFRDLLLSSPENDLFHVVIYLAPGDYHCFHSPTDWRVELRRHFPGVLMSVNPGVARLVKELFCLNERVALTGQWQHGFFSLTAVGATNVGSIRVYFDQELQTNAPRYRKGSFYDRSYVVDGDQVLTGTSEGGLVSIDGGGVALQKGAALGEFNLGSTIVLLFEAPKDFSFNLQPGQRIRVGEGLGCP from the exons ATGGTGAGGTTCTTCTGCCGCCGCCGCGAGCGTCGGGAGCGAGACCTGTTGCGGCAGGTGAGGCGGCGGGGTCAAACGAccgacagagagaaagagaacgagggaggaggaggaggaggaggaggaggaggaagaggggtgAGGACAAGAACGACAGCAAGATTCAg GCTACAGGTGCCTCGTTCAGCTGTACATCGCAATCTGAGCGCACTCAGTGGCAGTGTTTCTCGCACGACACCTTGGCGCCGGCGACCTTTGGCCTTCCTCTGCTATGTCCTGTCTGTCAGCACACTGCGGCCGCTTGCCAAACGG GTGGCGTTGTACCGCTCCTTCCCGACACGCCTCCTCTCTCGGGCCTGGGGTCGTCTGAATGGGGTGGAGCTCCCCACCTGGCTCCGAAAACCTGTGTACTCCTTATACATCTGGACCTTTGGGGTCAACATGCAG GAGGCAGCAGTAGAGGATCTACATCACTACAGGAATCTGGGGGAATTTTTCCGTCGGCGTCTCAAACCTGCAGTCCGACCGCTATGcgccacttcctgtctg ATCTCTCCAGCCGATGGGAGGATCCTCCACTTTGGTCGGGTCAAGAACtcagaggtggagcaggtgaaggGGGTCACCTACAGTCTGGAGAACTTCCTGGGTCCACAGAACAGGCAGGGCAAAG ACTCGTCGTCATTCCGGGACCTACTCCTGTCGTCTCCTGAGAACGACCTGTTCCACGTCGTGATCTACCTGGCACCAGGTGACTATCACTGTTTCCATTCGCCCACAGACTGGAGGGTGGAGCTTCGACGTCACTTCCCAG GCGTGTTAATGTCTGTTAACCCAGGCGTGGCTCGTTTGGTCAAAGAGCTCTTCTGCCTTAATGAGCGTGTAGCGCTCACCGGTCAATGGCAGCATGGCTTCTTCTCGTTAACGGCGGTTGGAGCGACAAATGTCGGCTCCATCCGGGTTTACTTCGACCAG GAGCTTCAGACGAATGCTCCTCGCTACAGGAAAGGCTCCTTCTATGACCGCAGCTACGTTGTCGACGGCGACCAGGTGTTGACAGGGACAAGTGAAGGGGGCCTGGTCTCCATTGACGGAGGGGGTGTGGCCCTACAGAAGGGCGCAGCATTAGGGGAGTTTAACCTCGGCTCCACCATCGTTCTTCTTTTCGAAGCTCCAAAAGACTTCAGCTTCAATCTGCAGCCGGGACAGCGAATCAGAGTGGGAGAGGGTCTCGGCTGCCCCTGA
- the si:ch211-202f5.2 gene encoding RING finger protein 227, with amino-acid sequence MFIQEKMSDNRKEEEEEEEEEEEEEEEEKEVSCQPLPLPLSSVAMETVMSLRRQDLACIVCFGSYDLATRLPRRLHCGHAFCQACLKRLDTVINEQVWIPCPQCRQNTPRPRGGAAGLDLDLASFLGVKAQQTCTSSCSLTSWNSSRREAVLAGDTSRDGKLWLGKEVTDDGWSHGGLAEPRFHRYGNCCPLPSYWLCCWFCCQGRG; translated from the exons ATGTTCATACAG gagaaaatgtcagacaacagaaaagaagaagaagaagaagaagaagaagaagaagaagaagaagaagaagagaaggaagtgaGCTGTCAGCCCCTCCCCCTTCCACTCtcctctgttgccatggagacggTGATGTCACTGAGGAGGCAGGACCTGGCGTGCATTGTGTGCTTCGGCAGCTACGACCTGGCGACTCGGTTGCCGCGGCGACTGCACTGTGGCCACGCCTTCTGTCAGGCATGTTTGAAGAGATTGGACACGGTCATCAATGAGCAG gtGTGGATCCCGTGTCCTCAGTGTCGACAGAATACTCCTCGGcccagaggaggagcagcaggtctgGACCTGGATTTGGCCTCCTTCCTGGGAGTGAAGGCCCAGCAGACCTGCACATCCTCCTGCTCCCTGACCTCCTGGAACTCCAGCCGAAGGGAAGCGGTGCTGGCCGGAGACACGTCCCGGGACGGGAAGCTATGGCTGGGGAAGGAGGTCACTGATGATGGCTGGTCACACGGAGGACTGGCTGAGCCGCGTTTCCATCGCTATGGCAACTGTTGTCCGTTGCCGTCCTATTGGCTGTGCTGCTGGTTCTGTTGCCAGGGGCGGGGCTAG
- the pisd gene encoding phosphatidylserine decarboxylase proenzyme, mitochondrial isoform X4: MEPRLLWPHPHKLQVPRSAVHRNLSALSGSVSRTTPWRRRPLAFLCYVLSVSTLRPLAKRVALYRSFPTRLLSRAWGRLNGVELPTWLRKPVYSLYIWTFGVNMQEAAVEDLHHYRNLGEFFRRRLKPAVRPLCATSCLISPADGRILHFGRVKNSEVEQVKGVTYSLENFLGPQNRQGKDSSSFRDLLLSSPENDLFHVVIYLAPGDYHCFHSPTDWRVELRRHFPGVLMSVNPGVARLVKELFCLNERVALTGQWQHGFFSLTAVGATNVGSIRVYFDQELQTNAPRYRKGSFYDRSYVVDGDQVLTGTSEGGLVSIDGGGVALQKGAALGEFNLGSTIVLLFEAPKDFSFNLQPGQRIRVGEGLGCP, encoded by the exons GCTACAGGTGCCTCGTTCAGCTGTACATCGCAATCTGAGCGCACTCAGTGGCAGTGTTTCTCGCACGACACCTTGGCGCCGGCGACCTTTGGCCTTCCTCTGCTATGTCCTGTCTGTCAGCACACTGCGGCCGCTTGCCAAACGG GTGGCGTTGTACCGCTCCTTCCCGACACGCCTCCTCTCTCGGGCCTGGGGTCGTCTGAATGGGGTGGAGCTCCCCACCTGGCTCCGAAAACCTGTGTACTCCTTATACATCTGGACCTTTGGGGTCAACATGCAG GAGGCAGCAGTAGAGGATCTACATCACTACAGGAATCTGGGGGAATTTTTCCGTCGGCGTCTCAAACCTGCAGTCCGACCGCTATGcgccacttcctgtctg ATCTCTCCAGCCGATGGGAGGATCCTCCACTTTGGTCGGGTCAAGAACtcagaggtggagcaggtgaaggGGGTCACCTACAGTCTGGAGAACTTCCTGGGTCCACAGAACAGGCAGGGCAAAG ACTCGTCGTCATTCCGGGACCTACTCCTGTCGTCTCCTGAGAACGACCTGTTCCACGTCGTGATCTACCTGGCACCAGGTGACTATCACTGTTTCCATTCGCCCACAGACTGGAGGGTGGAGCTTCGACGTCACTTCCCAG GCGTGTTAATGTCTGTTAACCCAGGCGTGGCTCGTTTGGTCAAAGAGCTCTTCTGCCTTAATGAGCGTGTAGCGCTCACCGGTCAATGGCAGCATGGCTTCTTCTCGTTAACGGCGGTTGGAGCGACAAATGTCGGCTCCATCCGGGTTTACTTCGACCAG GAGCTTCAGACGAATGCTCCTCGCTACAGGAAAGGCTCCTTCTATGACCGCAGCTACGTTGTCGACGGCGACCAGGTGTTGACAGGGACAAGTGAAGGGGGCCTGGTCTCCATTGACGGAGGGGGTGTGGCCCTACAGAAGGGCGCAGCATTAGGGGAGTTTAACCTCGGCTCCACCATCGTTCTTCTTTTCGAAGCTCCAAAAGACTTCAGCTTCAATCTGCAGCCGGGACAGCGAATCAGAGTGGGAGAGGGTCTCGGCTGCCCCTGA